In Marinilabiliales bacterium, a single genomic region encodes these proteins:
- a CDS encoding T9SS C-terminal target domain-containing protein — protein sequence MIKYPRLVMLMAAISLAMASSGQEIIRSTLSSAGSSAYNGGLFIRQTFGQPPATLVFTTEFGILRQGFQQSVDIPPVTYAPMPDELKPGELYFRMYPNPARDHVYIDLVDEADNPELIITDMYGKRVYHRTGLSGPSVSVTLQQFTSGIYFITVTDQSRRGTQKLIVL from the coding sequence ATGATAAAATATCCAAGATTAGTTATGTTGATGGCTGCAATCTCTTTGGCCATGGCTTCTTCCGGGCAGGAAATCATTCGCTCCACCCTCAGTTCTGCTGGCTCCTCCGCATATAACGGGGGACTTTTTATAAGGCAGACCTTCGGTCAGCCACCCGCCACCCTTGTTTTTACCACCGAATTCGGCATTTTAAGACAGGGATTCCAGCAGTCCGTCGATATACCGCCTGTTACATATGCTCCCATGCCCGATGAGCTAAAGCCTGGTGAGCTATATTTCAGGATGTATCCCAATCCTGCAAGGGATCATGTATACATTGACCTTGTTGATGAGGCTGATAACCCGGAGCTGATCATTACCGACATGTACGGTAAAAGGGTGTATCACCGGACTGGCCTTTCCGGCCCTTCGGTATCTGTCACCCTGCAGCAGTTCACTTCAGGCATATATTTTATTACCGTAACCGATCAGAGCAGAAGAGGTACTCAGAAACTGATAGTGTTGTAA